From one Triticum aestivum cultivar Chinese Spring chromosome 4B, IWGSC CS RefSeq v2.1, whole genome shotgun sequence genomic stretch:
- the LOC123089432 gene encoding butanoate--CoA ligase AAE1-like, whose product MDAGTVRCTANYAPLTPLSFVERAAAVYSDRTAVVYGEARRRTWREVRERCVRVAAALAARFGVARGDVVAVLSPNVPAMYELHFAVPMVGAVLCTFNTRHDAPMVSALLKHSGAKVFLVESSLLDVGTAALKRLTNSEPGAASIPVLVTISDDAGQDSGRAANYDYEGLIKSAPSEFDIRWPADELDPITLNYTSGTTSRPKGVVYNHRGAYLNTIGTVHAYDITPMPTYLWTVPMFHCNGWHLLWGVAMQGGTNVCLRHFTASVIFDSIVRHGVTHMGGAPMVLNMIVNAPAADRRPLPGMVRVMTGSAPPQPRVLAGMEELGFGVYHIYGLTETYGPAIVCAWMPEWDALPAEERAQLKARQGFHHVAMEEVDVKDPATMESVSRDGEAVGEVMFRGNTVMSRYYNDITATKESMAGGWLHTGDLAVRHPDGYIQLKDRAKDIIISGGENISSIEVESVIFSHPAVLEAAVVARPDDHWGETPCAFVKLKDGAIATDAEIIGFCRERLPHFMAPKTVVFEDLPKTSTGKTQKFVLREKARAMGSLTKIVGNNSKL is encoded by the exons ATGGACGCCGGCACGGTGCGGTGCACGGCCAACTACGCGCCGCTCACGCCGCTCAGCTTCGTCGAGCGCGCCGCGGCGGTGTACAGCGACCGCACCGCGGTGGTGTACGGGGAGGCCCGGCGGCGCACGTGGAGGGAGGTGCGGGAGCGCTGCGTCCGCGTGGCTGCCGCGCTCGCCGCACGTTTCGGCGTCGCCCGCGGTGACGTG GTGGCTGTGCTCAGCCCGAACGTGCCGGCGATGTACGAGCTGCACTTCGCCGTGCCCATGGTCGGCGCCGTCCTCTGCACGTTCAACACGCGCCACGACGCGCCCATGGTGTCCGCCCTGCTCAAGCACTCCGGCGCCAAGGTGTTCCTCGTCGAGTCCAGCCTCCTCGACGTCGGGACAGCCGCCCTCAAGCGCCTCACCAACTCAGAGCCCGGCGCCGCCAGCATTCCGGTCCTCGTAACCATCTCGGACGACGCCGGCCAAGACTCCGGCCGGGCAGCGAACTACGACTACGAGGGCCTGATAAAGAGCGCTCCGTCTGAGTTTGACATCCGGTGGCCGGCGGACGAGCTGGACCCGATCACGCTCAACTACACGTCCGGCACGACTTCGCGGCCCAAGGGCGTGGTGTACAACCACCGGGGCGCCTACCTCAACACCATCGGCACCGTCCACGCCTACGACATCACCCCGATGCCCACCTACCTGTGGACGGTGCCCATGTTCCACTGCAACGGCTGGCACCTGCTGTGGGGCGTCGCCATGCAGGGCGGCACCAACGTCTGCCTCCGCCACTTCACCGCCAGCGTCATCTTCGATAGCATCGTGCGCCACGGGGTGACGCACATGGGCGGCGCGCCCATGGTGCTCAACATGATCGTCAACGCGCCCGCCGCGGACCGGAGGCCGCTGCCGGGGATGGTGCGCGTCATGACGGGCAGCGCGCCGCCGCAGCCCCGCGTCCTGGCCGGGATGGAGGAGCTCGGCTTCGGGGTGTACCACATCTACGGCCTCACGGAGACGTACGGCCCGGCCATCGTGTGCGCGTGGATGCCGGAGTGGGACGCGCTGCCGGCCGAGGAGCGCGCGCAGCTCAAGGCGCGGCAGGGGTTCCACCACGTCGCGATGGAGGAGGTCGATGTCAAGGACCCGGCGACCATGGAGAGCGTGTCGCGCGACGGCGAGGCGGTGGGCGAGGTGATGTTCCGCGGCAACACCGTCATGAGCAGATACTACAACGACATCACCGCCACCAAGGAGTCCATGGCCGGCGGGTGGCTGCACACTGGCGACCTTGCCGTGCGGCACCCGGACGGGTACATCCAGCTCAAGGACCGGGCCAAGGACATCATCATATCGGGCGGCGAGAACATCAGCTCCATCGAGGTGGAGTCGGTGATCTTCAGCCACCCGGCGGTGCTGGAGGCGGCGGTCGTGGCGAGGCCCGACGACCACTGGGGGGAGACGCCATGCGCGTTCGTCAAGCTGAAGGACGGTGCTATTGCCACGGATGCAGAGATCATCGGCTTCTGCCGGGAGAGGCTGCCGCACTTCATGGCGCCCAAGACGGTGGTGTTTGAGGATCTGCCCAAGACTTCGACGGGGAAGACGCAGAAGTTTGTTCTCCGAGAGAAGGCCCGGGCAATGGGCAGCCTTACCAAGATAGTAGGAAACAACAGCAAACTGTAA